The Streptosporangiales bacterium region GGCTCGCCAGTCTTGGTATAGACGACCCGGTCCACTCTCAGTACGGGGGCGCCAGGTTCGATCTGGAGCCGCTCGGCAGTCTCCTCGTCTGCGCCGTCAGCCCTGATCTGCTGGCGCCCGGACGCCAGGTGGGTTCTGGGGTCGGCGTCCAGGATCTGCAGCAGGGAGGAGTTGGCCCGTCGGGACCATCGGAACGAAGAGTCACGCCAA contains the following coding sequences:
- a CDS encoding UTRA domain-containing protein, with product MALRSPAPCSPTAWRDSSFRWSRRANSSLLQILDADPRTHLASGRQQIRADGADEETAERLQIEPGAPVLRVDRVVYTKTGEPVEYLHQFYRPDRFSFRVHMERMSY